The window AAGCAAGATCAAtttgactttttattttatttatttaacctttattttactaggcaagtcagttaagaacaaattcttattttcaatgacggcctagaaacagtgggttaactgactgttcaggggcagaacgacagatttgtaccttgtcagctcagggattcgaacttgcaacctttcggttactagtccaacgctctaaccactaggctaccctgccaccccgactTCATTAATATGTAAACCTCGTGTAAAATAAAGTGATTAATGTGAACCTAACGCACAgcaaaaaatgtaaagaaagcaatcaaatgttatttgttgcctagactttactgcaaatgtcactcaagtcttgagaaaaaaaaacactaatATTGCAGTCAGCcacgacagcctttataatataATGCCTGCGACCACACACCTAAATATTGCACTAAAGAAAACATcttaaagtagaaatagaatgaaacaaCCTGGCATTctattatagtggccactatTTTAGACATTGATCAAGTGCACAAGGCTAAATGTGTGCAAATATAATGTTcaccaagtaaaaaaaaaatgcaataatcccccctcactcacacgtgttactgtcaagttcaacacaaGAAAAGCAATCTTTGGGCTACACTGCacactttctgcctgtggacatctgttctacaatgtgccagcGCAGCATGAGACCCTTTGTTGGCATAATTGATCTTTCAGGCAGAGAGTACACCTGTCATAGCCCTTTTTATCCACCATATTGAAAAAGTGTGAAAGCGCGAAAGTGTGTGGGGCTCCTTCCACCTCTATAGTGGCATCCAGCTTAAGCCAGGCCCAGCTACACTTGATTAACAAGCAACGCCTCATTTTCACCTAATTATCTTATTCTGAAAATTTACCACAGTTACTGTAGAGGGAAAACTTTAGTTCACCGATAGTAGCTAGTTACATTTCACAGATTGtcagggtccagtaagcaactaacGCGTTATAACTTGAGGAACGGCAAGGAGTCATATAACGTTACCAGTTAATACTATAGCGAATTGGTCAGGTTACTAACGTTAGCTCATCTGATGTTGTaacgctagctaacgttagctgttgGACTTTATTAGCCAGCTAATTTTCACACAAACTCAATTATTTGTTCAGATAAGTTAGCTAATGTTACTCAACATTTCTCTAGGTAGCTAACGGAGAATTCCATCCAGCTAGCAAGATCCTTAACAATAGTTGTTccaccacactttctccctcacctcaaacttCCCAAATGCCAGTTGTTTTTCAGTTACAGCTCATGAAGTACGCTTCGTCACCTTCTCACCCCCATGGTCAGGCTTCTCTCCTACCTCTACGATATCGTTCAGCGGACGCACTGCTCAAGTTAACTGGCCAACCCCCTTTCCATTCTCTTTCCAGCGCGagtgctgatgctgtaactagcaaGTTGTCTTTTCTCTTCAGTGGCGTGCTGCATTCTGTTATGTGAACGAGTGGCTGAACCTTGGATACAGACAGTATTTCTCCAAACGCGCGTCACTCGTTCACATACAGCCAGTAGTTATCCAAAGCCCCCAGCCGCCCAAACTTCTCATTGGATCTACACGGATCACATAAGTCACCTATTTTGGATTCAAAATGGCAAATTTAGCCAAAATGACACTAGTTTGCATCCCTGTAATTTACTAGTGTGATAGAACATCTTCTCTTGACCAGAGGGACATCTTACCTgagtctctgtttctgtcagagagcCATCTGAATCTGGATCCAGCTCTAGATGGGACTGCAGCTCAGCCACAGAAACACTGGGAATAACAAAAACACCCGTATTAGTCACTCACTGAATCACACTGAAATATCTCTGAATATATCCAACGCTGACAGTTACACTACACACTCACTAGCCATCTGCGTCATCATCCAGCTCCAGAAAAGCCTCAGCCATTCTAGTTTTGTCCTTCTCCATACGGATGAGTTCTTTTTGTTCTGAAAAAGACAAAATCAAATCACAGAAAGAGAAATCTCCAACAGGACTTTTGTAATTGACTTCCAAATCAAAGATGTTGAAAAACATCTGACTGGAGAGACGATTCGCCCTGGGTATTTCACAATCCATTTTTTAACTATAAGAATATACTTAAATATCTTGGTTTTACCGAACAGCAAAAAGTACCtttttttgtgtgaagaaaaCATATACATTGAGAGAATTTATGATATGCATAGGTTAAAAGCAGAGCGATAATGGCTTCCAGTGTAATACCCGAGTACTTACCCTCCCAAGCCTTCAGGTGGCGCTCTTTAGCCTCTTTCTCTGGATCCTCCGCTGTTTCTTTCACAGTCCTCAGAGTCTCCACCTTCCCTTCCAGACCCTTCTTACTACCCTGCAGCTCAGTCAACTTGccctgcacaaacacacagatggAAGTATTAACAAAAAACCCTttgaaacaaacaaacataaGTCTTGTCATTTCATGAACACGTTCAACGGCAAGGATTTATACCAattgctctatataggaaatggTCTCTGTATAGGCCCTAGCCATTTCCTCTGCCTAACCAACCCCAAATAAATCTACTACCCTTTGGTTGGTTAGTCGCTCACCTGTTTGTCCTCCTGTCCCCTTTTAGCTTCATGTATCAGTTGTTTTTTGAGCATAAAGCCTTCCTTGGTGATCTCAGCCATTATCTGcagactctccctctccttgCGCCCCATCTCCCTAGGGGGTCACACAGCCAAcagtcttcacacacacacatactggaggAATCGTTCGCCAACAAAGGCCAATGTTAGTGTTGTAGTCAATATTAAAATGTTTGCAGAATGCTGTACGTTTTACTACGGCTCACCTGCAGGTGTTTTTACAAGTGGCACCACTGTTGTACTCGTCTGTCGTGTCACAGCAGTCTGAGGAGAGAACACTTCATCAGCACACAGCAATTACACACAACCACAAAAACCTCGGAGAGAAAGGGACGACTgatccatggaaaaatactgtgaCAATGTCCTTACCACAGATGCCGTCGTTGATCCGGGAGGAAGGGATGAAGGCAGGTCTGAAGCCAGCGTTGGTGCAGTGAAAGCTGCCATTGGGGCAGGCAGCAGTACCTGTGAAAAAAAGGCAAAGACATTCATTACAGTCAAGACCTTAGTGATAACTGTGcacagtagtgtgtagtgtcttgATAGTGGGTTCAGTCTGGCTTTATTGATAAGTGAGCGATACTGTACCTGGTTCATCCGAGCCATCCCTGCAGTCGCAGTAGTCATCGTTGACCCGGTCAAAGGGGATGGTGCTGGAGCCGTCCAAACAGGTAAAGGGCTTGTTCTCCTCATAGAACTGTCTCTCTGTCGGGATCGATGGGAACAGGTAAGGGTTGGGTACATAAGAGCTCATCTGAGAGACAATGCACACCTATCAGGTTAAAATCCATgctcacaatgggattctgacaGCTAGAATAGCATAGACTAGGCCTACCTCACTGGCTGTGATAAGAACCATAACGTTATTTGTCTGAATTTGGGTTAGAATCAGATGCCAACTCACTTGATTGTGGTACTCCGCGTGGACGTTGGATCTCCACCGCTGTGCCAGTGCCCATGGCCAAAGCCAAGCTCGTCAACAACAGTAGAAGCGCACAAGACATGATGCAGTATCAACTGGGACCAACTACACTTTCAGGAATTCGCGGCGCTCCTGCAAACATAACTCAAGGTAATATACAAAGTACTTGAACCCAATACAGCTAGTCCTCAGACGCGCCACCATTCACAACATTGAGACAGTCGGCCCCATATGAAACCTCTGATACAATGCGTTAGAACGACATTTTCAGAATGATTTAGTCTATAATGCAATACTTGTAACGATAGGTAACGTTAACTTAGCAAGCAACTGTTAAGTTAGCtgatgaaggtctacagtagtagCAGCTAGCTATCAGCGGTCTTGATTTAACGCGGGAAAACTTCCTTTTGAACAATATTTATGAATGTTGTATATGCAATAAAGTATCATGTTCACAATAAAATGGTAAAAACGCCTCCACAAATTGTTATTTTCGAAGTAAAAATGACTAATCATTCATTACCTCTCTTCCGCAATGCTTCAGGAAACGTCTCTCTCGTGCGTTCATGCACTGTAGTATTTTCTTCTGATTGGACTAGCTTTTGTATCCGACCTGTGATTGGAGAATACTTGTTGCGCGGTGCATGATGGGTAATGCGTTGGAAGCAGCCATGTCAGAGAGCGTGGAAAACCTCGTTTGGC is drawn from Oncorhynchus masou masou isolate Uvic2021 unplaced genomic scaffold, UVic_Omas_1.1 unplaced_scaffold_8136, whole genome shotgun sequence and contains these coding sequences:
- the LOC135539163 gene encoding glucosidase 2 subunit beta-like, yielding MSCALLLLLTSLALAMGTGTAVEIQRPRGVPQSKRQFYEENKPFTCLDGSSTIPFDRVNDDYCDCRDGSDEPGTAACPNGSFHCTNAGFRPAFIPSSRINDGICDCCDTTDEYNSGATCKNTCREMGRKERESLQIMAEITKEGFMLKKQLIHEAKRGQEDKQGKLTELQGSKKGLEGKVETLRTVKETAEDPEKEAKERHLKAWEEQKELIRMEKDKTRMAEAFLELDDDADGYVSVAELQSHLELDPDSDGSLTETETQVRCPSGQEKMFYHTSKLQGCKLVSFWLNLPF